One window of Buchnera aphidicola (Rhopalosiphum padi) genomic DNA carries:
- the thrB gene encoding homoserine kinase — protein sequence MIKIYAPASIANVGVGFDILGAAIIPINGTLLGDCVTVKLSKKFELINKGIFSNKLPINKEQNIVWKCWFKFCKIVKKNIPVSIILEKNMPIGSGLGSSACSVVATLVAINQICNNPLNSKELLLLMGEIEGEISGSVHYDNVAPSYLGGLQLILEDSDVVSQTLPNFKNWFWIIAWPGVKVSTAEARKILPKEYKKDICIKNSRYLAGFIHASYTKQSNLAARCMQDFIAEPYRSKLLPNFLNAKEKIKKIGAIGCGISGSGPTIFAISDNIKTAEKISLWLKDNYLQNKTGFVHICCVDSKGVRKIG from the coding sequence ATGATTAAAATTTATGCACCAGCTTCTATTGCCAATGTTGGAGTTGGGTTTGATATTTTAGGTGCAGCCATTATACCAATAAATGGTACTTTATTAGGTGATTGTGTAACAGTAAAGTTATCAAAAAAATTTGAATTAATTAATAAGGGAATTTTTTCTAATAAATTACCTATAAATAAAGAACAAAACATTGTTTGGAAATGTTGGTTTAAATTTTGTAAAATAGTAAAAAAAAATATTCCTGTTTCTATAATTCTCGAAAAAAATATGCCAATTGGATCAGGACTAGGATCTAGTGCTTGCTCAGTAGTCGCCACTTTAGTGGCAATTAATCAAATTTGTAATAATCCTTTAAATTCAAAAGAATTACTACTACTTATGGGAGAAATAGAAGGTGAAATATCAGGAAGCGTGCATTATGATAATGTGGCTCCATCTTATTTAGGAGGTCTTCAATTAATATTAGAAGATTCTGATGTTGTAAGTCAAACACTTCCAAATTTCAAAAATTGGTTTTGGATTATTGCTTGGCCGGGAGTAAAAGTTTCTACTGCAGAGGCAAGAAAAATTTTACCTAAAGAATATAAAAAAGATATTTGTATTAAAAATAGTCGTTATCTAGCGGGTTTTATTCATGCATCATATACTAAACAATCTAATTTAGCAGCTAGATGTATGCAAGACTTTATAGCAGAACCATATCGTAGTAAATTACTTCCTAATTTTCTAAACGCCAAAGAAAAAATTAAAAAAATTGGAGCCATAGGTTGTGGGATATCTGGTTCAGGTCCTACTATTTTTGCAATTTCTGACAATATAAAAACTGCTGAAAAGATATCTTTATGGCTAAAAGACAATTACTTACAAAACAAAACAGGATTTGTTCATATTTGTTGTGTGGATTCAAAAGGTGTGCGCAAAATAGGATAA
- the thrC gene encoding threonine synthase, whose amino-acid sequence MKLYNLKNHNEQVNFETAVKLGLGQKQGLFFPVELPIITPLELLRILKMDFITRSTEILSKFISSEISKEVLYEHVKKAFSFSKPLKVCINKNISCFELFHGPTLAFKDFGARFMAQMILSLNKKNESFTILTATSGDTGAAVAHAFYGMKNIRVIILYPKGKISVLQEQLFCTLGKNIKTISINGSFDDCQKLVKKAFDDKKLKESIGLNSANSINISRLLAQICYYFEAFSLLCEEQRKNLVIAVPCGNFGNLTAGLLAKSLGLPIKAFIACTNDNDTIPRFLSSGKWDPQKTVSTISNAMDISRPNNWPRIEELFRRKKWDLKELRFGSVSDEITKETLKELFQLGYVSEPHAAIAYRLLHDQLKKDEFGLFLGTAHPSKFKNTVEKILENNISLPKELKNRTNLPLLSYNINPDFNTLKEFLLEK is encoded by the coding sequence ATGAAACTTTATAATTTAAAAAATCATAATGAACAAGTAAATTTTGAAACTGCTGTAAAACTTGGATTAGGGCAGAAACAAGGTTTATTTTTTCCCGTAGAATTACCAATTATTACACCTTTAGAATTATTAAGAATATTAAAAATGGATTTTATTACACGAAGTACTGAAATACTTTCTAAGTTTATCAGCAGTGAAATATCTAAAGAAGTATTATACGAACATGTTAAAAAAGCATTTTCATTTTCAAAACCATTAAAAGTTTGTATTAATAAAAATATAAGTTGTTTTGAATTATTTCATGGCCCAACATTAGCATTTAAAGATTTTGGGGCACGTTTTATGGCTCAAATGATACTATCTCTTAATAAAAAAAATGAATCTTTTACTATTTTAACTGCAACATCAGGAGACACTGGCGCTGCAGTTGCTCATGCATTTTATGGAATGAAAAATATTCGAGTCATTATTTTATATCCAAAAGGAAAAATTAGTGTACTGCAAGAACAACTATTTTGTACCTTAGGTAAAAATATAAAAACTATATCTATTAACGGTAGTTTCGATGATTGTCAAAAATTAGTAAAAAAAGCCTTTGATGACAAAAAATTAAAAGAATCGATAGGATTAAATTCTGCTAATTCTATTAATATAAGCCGTTTATTAGCCCAAATATGTTATTATTTTGAAGCTTTTTCATTACTTTGTGAAGAACAAAGAAAAAATTTAGTTATAGCTGTTCCATGTGGTAATTTTGGTAATTTAACAGCTGGTTTGTTGGCTAAATCTCTTGGTTTACCGATTAAAGCATTTATTGCATGTACTAATGATAATGATACAATTCCGAGATTTCTTAGTAGTGGAAAATGGGATCCTCAAAAAACTGTATCAACAATTTCTAATGCTATGGATATTAGTCGTCCTAACAATTGGCCTCGAATTGAAGAGTTATTCCGTAGAAAAAAATGGGATTTAAAAGAATTAAGATTCGGAAGTGTATCAGATGAAATCACTAAAGAAACTCTTAAAGAATTGTTTCAATTAGGTTATGTATCTGAACCTCATGCAGCAATTGCTTATAGACTATTACATGATCAATTAAAAAAAGACGAATTTGGTTTATTTTTAGGAACAGCACATCCATCTAAATTTAAAAACACTGTAGAAAAAATATTAGAAAATAATATTTCTTTACCAAAAGAACTAAAAAATAGAACTAATTTGCCATTGTTGTCCTATAATATAAACCCTGATTTCAATACATTAAAAGAATTTTTACTAGAAAAATAA